In Megalopta genalis isolate 19385.01 chromosome 16, iyMegGena1_principal, whole genome shotgun sequence, the following are encoded in one genomic region:
- the Cap-D2 gene encoding CAP-D2 condensin subunit isoform X2 — protein sequence MTVDFVIPVNKDELLQSRGNGQFFVESIIPIRMIPQALDETRSALQEDGIDFILKHFDKFFSVMIHSNKVELNFVLRGFTRIHKAIEMLVHDMESIFENTEELQGEDRIKFLNITKMLVYLFSWFICYINEEISKGAVDKLTNKKKKLSKTDMEEEWETSKEKALEYIFRLLHLPLHKLWRPPIVEDSFIILLTKVCYKILEQCNEARQNHVRQTIFEILGVSIKKYNHGISCIVRIIQMVKYYEALAGYIGIGVVHMITECGCNGLMKEIMKEIDQSEPSEADSRNISKFLETIAVTNPDVVIPFLDELMDYLASEHYTMRNCTITVLGAVVQKALTGDDLTEEQKTLRNECLNNLQDHIQDCNAYVRSKTLQTWQNLCCEQAIPLARQGKLLAVTVLRLEDKSANVRKQALQLLRALLQANPFAPKLHKDEIAKSLEKEEIKLRKMQTESVSKSSRGDSQRLDLWNSLIPEIRKALKDVINGRKQNDIDDDTDNDDKAEDEENITPDAEFERVRQFMLKQKIFEAVKLLWKICIKLKQNPQLKNLTFEAKEEFLFLLLLKTFMESEDKENNTNKVTDNMQSTDKNKEKEEIEVQRRVVHYLKNCLEFATELEIAIPLAKKLLFSTTAGDAVEACALLGIACQFGIAGATAGIRDALFQIFHRDQSVRNNLAVVYKQIYLKNNENKKSSRQIALTCVKALIDLLKSLQPGQSQALSQLIVTWCTNKELGDEELQVLWEMFTMKTPDIDPLDSRSALMLITMIAQAHHNIVADNVEVLMKIGLGLRAKTDLLLARDTCRALLTIKNKSDSIEKSVNRYPNDHEMFTQILALLTDNFTNKEEDGYVSFATDAINAIYHLANQPDHLMQKFLVAIYNQEQFDSNNPTEKAVPFYILSKLIYIIGHIAIKQMVHLDTSIYKELKRRDALRKLKKGKDPDKRDEILNSNRSRKSNSTTPTSARQQIRLKETSAIMEDNGEEAVEGAIDDADAELINDILENHVVTGDGLLAQFVPLVLDICQNPDKYNIEDLQAAGTLALTKMMTVSSILCEESLQLLITILERSPYPTIRANVLIGISDLTMRFPNLIEPWMKHIYGRLRDENVEVRSTCVRVLSSLIMRDMVRVRGQISELALCIIDNDTQIRQDARQFFKVFSQKPNALYNIVPDILSRLTDSDLDLSECDFQEIIKYVLALLQKEKHIDSIIDKICARFKLATTKRQWRDFSYCLSLLPFGPKGIRHLTESLPLLKEKIHNKQVLKAVQTIIEQTKKKPNMKAPCIELEEKLKELLKGTENTENTQLDDAEIMPPPSTSKLRRHRRHKRDKASSDEENDTDSDPDTPTEARNASNAKTRGSDSASSNVPTLRARKSTSQRRHLSLADASLPPTIKRNKLRGPAPASVPRRTSARLSQSTTQR from the exons AAGATGGAATTGATTTTATTCTAAAACATTTTGATAAATTCTTTTCTGTAATGATTCATAGTAATAAAGTTGAGTTAAATTTTGTATTAAGAGGTTTTACTAGAATTCATAAAG CCATTGAGATGTTAGTCCATGACATGGAAAGTATATTTGAAAACACAGAAGAATTACAAGGAGAAGATAGAATAAAATTTTTGAATATTACTAAAATGCTAGTATATTTATTTTCTTGGTTTATTTGTTACATAAATGAAGAAATCAGTAAAGGTGCAGTTGATAAACTGACTAATAAG AAAAAGAAATTGAGTAAGACCGACATGGAAGAAGAATGGGAAACCAGTAAAGAAAAGGCGTTGGAATATATTTTTAGACTATTACATTTACCATTGCATAAACTCTGGCGGCCTCCCATTGTTGAGGATTCGTTTATCAT ATTACTCACTAAAGTGTGCTATAAAATTTTGGAACAATGTAATGAAGCAAGGCAGAACCATGTAAGACAAACAATTTTTGAG ATTTTAGGAGTGtcgattaaaaaatataatcatgGTATAAGCTGCATAGTAAGAATTATACAG ATGGTTAAATATTATGAAGCATTAGCAGGATACATAGGCATTGGTGTTGTTCATATGATTACTGAATGTGGCTGTAATGGCTTAATGAAAGAAATAATGAAGGAAATTGATCAATCTGAACCATCTGAAGCTGATAGtcgaaatatttctaaatttcttgaAACTATTGCAGTTACTAATCCAGATGTAGTAATTCCTTTTCTTGACGAATTAATGGATTACCTAGCTAGTGAA CATTACACTATGAGAAATTGTACAATTACTGTTTTGGGAGCTGTTGTACAGAAAGCACTGACTGGGGATGATCTTACTGAAGAACAAAAAACTCTACGTAATGAATGTCTTAATAATTTACAAGATCACATTCAAGATTGTAATGCTTATGTAAGATCAAAGACATTACAAACTTGGCAAAATTTATGTTGTGAACAAGCTATTCCACTAGCAAGGCAAGGGAAACTTTTAGCTGTTACAGTATTACGATTAGAAGATAAAAGTGCGAATGTGCGAAAGCAAGCATTGCAACTACTACGTGCATTACTTCAAGCCAATCCTTTTGCTCCTAAG TTACACAAAGACGAAATTGCTAAATCGttagaaaaggaagaaataaaattaagaaagatGCAAACTGAAAGTGTTAGTAAGAGTAGTCGCGGCGATAGTCAAAGATTAGATTTGTGGAATAGTTTAATTCCAGAAATAAGAAAAGCATTGAAGGATGTTATTAATGGAAGGAAACAAAACG ACATTGACGATGACACGGACAATGATGACAAAGCTGAAGATGAAGAAAATATTACTCCTGATGCAGAATTTGAACGGGTTCGGCAATTTATGTTGAAACAAAAAATTTTTGAAGCAGTGAAATTATTGTGGAAAATTTGTAtcaaattgaagcaaaatccaCAACTAAAAAACCTGACTTTTGAAGCAAAAGAAGAATTTCTATTCTTGCTTTTACTAAAAACGTTTATGGAATCGGAAGATAAAGAAAATAACACAAATAAGGTTACAGATAATATGCAATCAACAGATAAAAATAAGGAAAAAGAGGAAATAGAAGTGCAAAGGCGAGTTGTAcactatttgaag AATTGCCTGGAATTTGCAACTGAATTAGAAATTGCCATTCCTCTGGCAAAAAAATTACTTTTTTCGACAACAGCTGgtgatgctgttgaagcatgtGCTTTACTTGGAATTGCATGTCAGTTTGGCATAGCTGGAGCTACCGCCGGTATACGTGATGCTCTGTTTCAAATATTTCACCGTGATCAATCAGTACGTAATAATTTGGCTGTCGTATATAAACAgatatatttgaaaaacaaCGAAAATAAAAAGTCAAGTCGCCAAATTGCTCTTACGTGCGTCAAAGCTTTAATTGACTTATTGAAATCACTTCAACCGGGTCAAAGTCAAGCTTTAAGTCAACTTATCGTAACATGGTGTACTAATAAGGAACTGGGTGACGAAGAATTACAA GTTTTGTGGGAAATGTTTACAATGAAAACACCAGATATCGACCCTTTGGATAGCAGATCGGCTTTAATGTTAATAACAATGATAGCTCAAGCTCACCATAATATTGTAGCAGATAATGTAGAAGTACTAATGAAAATAGGTTTGGGACTACGAGCAAAAACGGATCTTCTTTTGGCTAGAGATACATGCAGGGCATTGTTAACGATAAAAAATAAGAGTGACAGTATTGAGAAATCTGTAAATAG GTATCCTAATGATCATGAAATGTTTACACAAATTCTTGCATTGCTAACAGACAACTTTACTAACAAAGAAGAAGATGGATATGTATCATTTGCAACAGACGCAATTAACGCTATTTATCAT TTAGCAAACCAACCTGATCATTTAATGCAGAAATTCCTGGTAGCTATATATAATCAGGAACAATTTGATAGTAACAATCCAACGGAAAAAGCTGTTCCATTTTATATACTGTCTAAATTGATTTATATAATTGGACATATTGCCATCAAACAAATGGTACACCTGGACACATCAATCTACAAAGAATTAAAGCGGCGGGACGCtttacgaaaattaaaaaaaggaaaGGATCCAGATAAAAGAGACGAGATTCTTAATAGTAACCGGTCTCGTAAATCGAATAGTACTACTCCAACTAGTGCAAGACAGCAGATTCGCCTTAAAGAG ACAAGTGCAATTATGGAAGACAATGGAGAAGAAGCTGTTGAAGGAGCCATAGATGATGCGGATGCGGAGCTTATAaatgatattcttgaaaatcacGTTGTAACTGGAGATGGATTGCTAGCACAATTTGT TCCGTTGGTATTAGATATATGTCAAAATCCTGACAAATACAATATCGAAGATTTACAAGCTGCTGGTACTCTTGCCCTTACTAAGATGATGACCGTGAGTTCTATCCTTTGCGAAGAGTCATTACAACTCTTAATCACAATATTAGAACGTTCGCCATATCCTACCATTCGCGCGAATGTTCTTATTGGAATAAGCGATCTTACAATGAGATTTCCTAACTTGATAGAACCGTGGATGAAACATATATATGGCAG GCTGCGAGACGAAAATGTAGAAGTACGTAGTACTTGCGTTCGTGTCTTATCAAGTCTTATAATGAGAGACATGGTACGTGTAAGAGGCCAAATATCAGAATTAGCTCTCTGTATAATTGATAACGACACCCAAATTCGTCAAGATGCGAGACAGTTCTTCAAAGTTTTTTCGCAGAAACCTAATGCTTTGTATAATATAGTGCCGGATATATTGTCCCGATTAACTGATTCAGATTTAGATCTAAGCGAATGTGACTTCCAAGAAATTATAAA ATACGTATTAGCTTTGTTACAAAAAGAGAAACATATTGATTCTATAATTGATAAAATTTGTGCTAGATTTAAATTAGCTACTACAAAACGACAGTGGCGGGACTTTTCATATTGTCTTTCACTTTTACCATTTGGTCCAAAGG GTATACGACATCTTACTGAAAGTTTACCTCTGCTGAAAGAAAAGATTCATAATAAGCAAGTTTTGAAAGCCGTACAAACTATAATAGAGCAGACAAAGAAGAAGCCAAATATGAAAGCACCTTGCATAGAATTGGAGGAAAAACTGAAAGAACTGCTCAAGGGTACAGAGAATACGGAGAATACACAGCTAGATGACGCCGAAATAATGCCACCGCCTTCAACATCCAAACTTAGAAGACATCGAAGACATAAACGGGACAAGGCTTCTAGCGATGAAGAAAATGATACAGATAGTGATCCTGATACACCTACAGAAG CAAGGAACGCGTCGAATGCAAAAACACGTGGTTCAGATTCAG CCAGTTCAAACGTACCGACATTACGTGCGAGAAAGTCGACATCCCAAAGGAGACATCTCAGTCTGGCCGATGCATCTCTACCGCcaacaataaaaagaaataaattacGTGGTCCGGCACCTGCAAGCGTTCCACGACGAACCTCAGCACGTTTATCTCAGTCGACGACGCAACGTTAA
- the Cap-D2 gene encoding CAP-D2 condensin subunit isoform X1, giving the protein MTVDFVIPVNKDELLQSRGNGQFFVESIIPIRMIPQALDETRSALQEDGIDFILKHFDKFFSVMIHSNKVELNFVLRGFTRIHKAIEMLVHDMESIFENTEELQGEDRIKFLNITKMLVYLFSWFICYINEEISKGAVDKLTNKKKKLSKTDMEEEWETSKEKALEYIFRLLHLPLHKLWRPPIVEDSFIILLTKVCYKILEQCNEARQNHVRQTIFEVSLPYSFTLRYYLIETCLSFKKILGVSIKKYNHGISCIVRIIQMVKYYEALAGYIGIGVVHMITECGCNGLMKEIMKEIDQSEPSEADSRNISKFLETIAVTNPDVVIPFLDELMDYLASEHYTMRNCTITVLGAVVQKALTGDDLTEEQKTLRNECLNNLQDHIQDCNAYVRSKTLQTWQNLCCEQAIPLARQGKLLAVTVLRLEDKSANVRKQALQLLRALLQANPFAPKLHKDEIAKSLEKEEIKLRKMQTESVSKSSRGDSQRLDLWNSLIPEIRKALKDVINGRKQNDIDDDTDNDDKAEDEENITPDAEFERVRQFMLKQKIFEAVKLLWKICIKLKQNPQLKNLTFEAKEEFLFLLLLKTFMESEDKENNTNKVTDNMQSTDKNKEKEEIEVQRRVVHYLKNCLEFATELEIAIPLAKKLLFSTTAGDAVEACALLGIACQFGIAGATAGIRDALFQIFHRDQSVRNNLAVVYKQIYLKNNENKKSSRQIALTCVKALIDLLKSLQPGQSQALSQLIVTWCTNKELGDEELQVLWEMFTMKTPDIDPLDSRSALMLITMIAQAHHNIVADNVEVLMKIGLGLRAKTDLLLARDTCRALLTIKNKSDSIEKSVNRYPNDHEMFTQILALLTDNFTNKEEDGYVSFATDAINAIYHLANQPDHLMQKFLVAIYNQEQFDSNNPTEKAVPFYILSKLIYIIGHIAIKQMVHLDTSIYKELKRRDALRKLKKGKDPDKRDEILNSNRSRKSNSTTPTSARQQIRLKETSAIMEDNGEEAVEGAIDDADAELINDILENHVVTGDGLLAQFVPLVLDICQNPDKYNIEDLQAAGTLALTKMMTVSSILCEESLQLLITILERSPYPTIRANVLIGISDLTMRFPNLIEPWMKHIYGRLRDENVEVRSTCVRVLSSLIMRDMVRVRGQISELALCIIDNDTQIRQDARQFFKVFSQKPNALYNIVPDILSRLTDSDLDLSECDFQEIIKYVLALLQKEKHIDSIIDKICARFKLATTKRQWRDFSYCLSLLPFGPKGIRHLTESLPLLKEKIHNKQVLKAVQTIIEQTKKKPNMKAPCIELEEKLKELLKGTENTENTQLDDAEIMPPPSTSKLRRHRRHKRDKASSDEENDTDSDPDTPTEARNASNAKTRGSDSASSNVPTLRARKSTSQRRHLSLADASLPPTIKRNKLRGPAPASVPRRTSARLSQSTTQR; this is encoded by the exons AAGATGGAATTGATTTTATTCTAAAACATTTTGATAAATTCTTTTCTGTAATGATTCATAGTAATAAAGTTGAGTTAAATTTTGTATTAAGAGGTTTTACTAGAATTCATAAAG CCATTGAGATGTTAGTCCATGACATGGAAAGTATATTTGAAAACACAGAAGAATTACAAGGAGAAGATAGAATAAAATTTTTGAATATTACTAAAATGCTAGTATATTTATTTTCTTGGTTTATTTGTTACATAAATGAAGAAATCAGTAAAGGTGCAGTTGATAAACTGACTAATAAG AAAAAGAAATTGAGTAAGACCGACATGGAAGAAGAATGGGAAACCAGTAAAGAAAAGGCGTTGGAATATATTTTTAGACTATTACATTTACCATTGCATAAACTCTGGCGGCCTCCCATTGTTGAGGATTCGTTTATCAT ATTACTCACTAAAGTGTGCTATAAAATTTTGGAACAATGTAATGAAGCAAGGCAGAACCATGTAAGACAAACAATTTTTGAGGTAAGTCTTCCTTATTCTTTTACATTGAGGTATTATTTGATTGAAACTTGTTTATCTTTTAAAAAGATTTTAGGAGTGtcgattaaaaaatataatcatgGTATAAGCTGCATAGTAAGAATTATACAG ATGGTTAAATATTATGAAGCATTAGCAGGATACATAGGCATTGGTGTTGTTCATATGATTACTGAATGTGGCTGTAATGGCTTAATGAAAGAAATAATGAAGGAAATTGATCAATCTGAACCATCTGAAGCTGATAGtcgaaatatttctaaatttcttgaAACTATTGCAGTTACTAATCCAGATGTAGTAATTCCTTTTCTTGACGAATTAATGGATTACCTAGCTAGTGAA CATTACACTATGAGAAATTGTACAATTACTGTTTTGGGAGCTGTTGTACAGAAAGCACTGACTGGGGATGATCTTACTGAAGAACAAAAAACTCTACGTAATGAATGTCTTAATAATTTACAAGATCACATTCAAGATTGTAATGCTTATGTAAGATCAAAGACATTACAAACTTGGCAAAATTTATGTTGTGAACAAGCTATTCCACTAGCAAGGCAAGGGAAACTTTTAGCTGTTACAGTATTACGATTAGAAGATAAAAGTGCGAATGTGCGAAAGCAAGCATTGCAACTACTACGTGCATTACTTCAAGCCAATCCTTTTGCTCCTAAG TTACACAAAGACGAAATTGCTAAATCGttagaaaaggaagaaataaaattaagaaagatGCAAACTGAAAGTGTTAGTAAGAGTAGTCGCGGCGATAGTCAAAGATTAGATTTGTGGAATAGTTTAATTCCAGAAATAAGAAAAGCATTGAAGGATGTTATTAATGGAAGGAAACAAAACG ACATTGACGATGACACGGACAATGATGACAAAGCTGAAGATGAAGAAAATATTACTCCTGATGCAGAATTTGAACGGGTTCGGCAATTTATGTTGAAACAAAAAATTTTTGAAGCAGTGAAATTATTGTGGAAAATTTGTAtcaaattgaagcaaaatccaCAACTAAAAAACCTGACTTTTGAAGCAAAAGAAGAATTTCTATTCTTGCTTTTACTAAAAACGTTTATGGAATCGGAAGATAAAGAAAATAACACAAATAAGGTTACAGATAATATGCAATCAACAGATAAAAATAAGGAAAAAGAGGAAATAGAAGTGCAAAGGCGAGTTGTAcactatttgaag AATTGCCTGGAATTTGCAACTGAATTAGAAATTGCCATTCCTCTGGCAAAAAAATTACTTTTTTCGACAACAGCTGgtgatgctgttgaagcatgtGCTTTACTTGGAATTGCATGTCAGTTTGGCATAGCTGGAGCTACCGCCGGTATACGTGATGCTCTGTTTCAAATATTTCACCGTGATCAATCAGTACGTAATAATTTGGCTGTCGTATATAAACAgatatatttgaaaaacaaCGAAAATAAAAAGTCAAGTCGCCAAATTGCTCTTACGTGCGTCAAAGCTTTAATTGACTTATTGAAATCACTTCAACCGGGTCAAAGTCAAGCTTTAAGTCAACTTATCGTAACATGGTGTACTAATAAGGAACTGGGTGACGAAGAATTACAA GTTTTGTGGGAAATGTTTACAATGAAAACACCAGATATCGACCCTTTGGATAGCAGATCGGCTTTAATGTTAATAACAATGATAGCTCAAGCTCACCATAATATTGTAGCAGATAATGTAGAAGTACTAATGAAAATAGGTTTGGGACTACGAGCAAAAACGGATCTTCTTTTGGCTAGAGATACATGCAGGGCATTGTTAACGATAAAAAATAAGAGTGACAGTATTGAGAAATCTGTAAATAG GTATCCTAATGATCATGAAATGTTTACACAAATTCTTGCATTGCTAACAGACAACTTTACTAACAAAGAAGAAGATGGATATGTATCATTTGCAACAGACGCAATTAACGCTATTTATCAT TTAGCAAACCAACCTGATCATTTAATGCAGAAATTCCTGGTAGCTATATATAATCAGGAACAATTTGATAGTAACAATCCAACGGAAAAAGCTGTTCCATTTTATATACTGTCTAAATTGATTTATATAATTGGACATATTGCCATCAAACAAATGGTACACCTGGACACATCAATCTACAAAGAATTAAAGCGGCGGGACGCtttacgaaaattaaaaaaaggaaaGGATCCAGATAAAAGAGACGAGATTCTTAATAGTAACCGGTCTCGTAAATCGAATAGTACTACTCCAACTAGTGCAAGACAGCAGATTCGCCTTAAAGAG ACAAGTGCAATTATGGAAGACAATGGAGAAGAAGCTGTTGAAGGAGCCATAGATGATGCGGATGCGGAGCTTATAaatgatattcttgaaaatcacGTTGTAACTGGAGATGGATTGCTAGCACAATTTGT TCCGTTGGTATTAGATATATGTCAAAATCCTGACAAATACAATATCGAAGATTTACAAGCTGCTGGTACTCTTGCCCTTACTAAGATGATGACCGTGAGTTCTATCCTTTGCGAAGAGTCATTACAACTCTTAATCACAATATTAGAACGTTCGCCATATCCTACCATTCGCGCGAATGTTCTTATTGGAATAAGCGATCTTACAATGAGATTTCCTAACTTGATAGAACCGTGGATGAAACATATATATGGCAG GCTGCGAGACGAAAATGTAGAAGTACGTAGTACTTGCGTTCGTGTCTTATCAAGTCTTATAATGAGAGACATGGTACGTGTAAGAGGCCAAATATCAGAATTAGCTCTCTGTATAATTGATAACGACACCCAAATTCGTCAAGATGCGAGACAGTTCTTCAAAGTTTTTTCGCAGAAACCTAATGCTTTGTATAATATAGTGCCGGATATATTGTCCCGATTAACTGATTCAGATTTAGATCTAAGCGAATGTGACTTCCAAGAAATTATAAA ATACGTATTAGCTTTGTTACAAAAAGAGAAACATATTGATTCTATAATTGATAAAATTTGTGCTAGATTTAAATTAGCTACTACAAAACGACAGTGGCGGGACTTTTCATATTGTCTTTCACTTTTACCATTTGGTCCAAAGG GTATACGACATCTTACTGAAAGTTTACCTCTGCTGAAAGAAAAGATTCATAATAAGCAAGTTTTGAAAGCCGTACAAACTATAATAGAGCAGACAAAGAAGAAGCCAAATATGAAAGCACCTTGCATAGAATTGGAGGAAAAACTGAAAGAACTGCTCAAGGGTACAGAGAATACGGAGAATACACAGCTAGATGACGCCGAAATAATGCCACCGCCTTCAACATCCAAACTTAGAAGACATCGAAGACATAAACGGGACAAGGCTTCTAGCGATGAAGAAAATGATACAGATAGTGATCCTGATACACCTACAGAAG CAAGGAACGCGTCGAATGCAAAAACACGTGGTTCAGATTCAG CCAGTTCAAACGTACCGACATTACGTGCGAGAAAGTCGACATCCCAAAGGAGACATCTCAGTCTGGCCGATGCATCTCTACCGCcaacaataaaaagaaataaattacGTGGTCCGGCACCTGCAAGCGTTCCACGACGAACCTCAGCACGTTTATCTCAGTCGACGACGCAACGTTAA